cactcactcactcactccactcactctcactctctctctctctctctctctctctctctctctctctctctctctctctctctctctctctctctctctctctctctctctctctctctctctctctctctctctctctctctctctctctccctctctctctccctctctctctctctctctctctctctctctctctctctctctctctctctctctctctctctctctctctctccctctccctctctctctccctctctctctccctctctctctccctctctctctccctctctctctccctctctctctccctctctctctccctctcttccactctctctctctctcccactctctctctctctctctcccactctctctctctctctcccactctctctctctctctctattctcactcTTTCTAGGTAGTTCTACAAGTTGTTGTATAGGTTGAGGATCTAATGAATAGATTACTTTCGAGTATTACATTTTATTCACTTCTTCGGAAAACAAATATAAGGAATAAATGCTGCAGCAATTATTTTACCCAAATAAGGAAGTTGGAGAGTTGTCCAAGGTAAAACAATTTTTTACGTCCGTAGTCGTCTGGGGGATAACAGAgacattttaatgataatattaatgatgataattattatcaatgttattatcattattattgttatccaaatgataattattaggattatttacgttatcattattgtcgtttttgctttttcttgccATACTTatgacaaatattatcattatcattattcccattattaccatcgtcatcattatcatcactatcattattactaatataacttTTATCCCGATTGCCGCAATACAAAAAGATGATTTTTTAAACGTCTGGAAATCACTCACACGCGAATTCTTGGCCTCCTTAAAACAGTAGTCGGCATGACTCATCGCTTCCCGGCGTCGTTCATGACCTTGGGGAGTCCAAGGAGGGAGTTGATCAGCTCCGAGTTGCGCTTGTGAGGTCCCGCCGCGAAGGCCGAGGGTCCCTGGGCCACGCGCAGGATCTGTGCCGCCAGCTCGGACACCACCTGTTGGGCGCGTCAAAGTAGCATTTATTACGGCATGCAAATGTCATTTATGTCGTAACTTatagccggtttgttaaaattgtgccaggtccgaccccatgaattttcataaatacagatgcagaaataaaggcatatctgtctatatatctgatagatatacatttaaccatctatttgccgggttgatatgcatgtctagactgataaatatgcatttatttctttatctatacatgtcaagtatacgaatattctttgggtcgggcctcgcacaattctaacaaaccggcaatTAGATTCTGCGATTAGGCTCGTTTAATTGTTGATTGATTATTTAcgctattataatattatcatattatattatattagctATATAAATAGCTAATGCTATTATTTACGCCATCCATTCGCTGCAGTTGTACTTCGAGTTTAACGCTCACCTCGCGTTCGAAGTACTTGAGGTTCGGATCGGCCGCCGCGCGCTCGAGACTCACGGCCACCGCCACGAGGAGCACAACCAGGCCGATACAGCGCATcctgaaataaataaaactgaattaCATTTAATCCTTTTATGAGATAAATTTAAAGAAATCATTATAACAAAATACCCGAAGATTAATCACAATCTAGATATGCCAACTACATGATTTAAGGAGGTGAGAGTATCTCGAAAGCTTCGA
The DNA window shown above is from Penaeus vannamei isolate JL-2024 chromosome 12, ASM4276789v1, whole genome shotgun sequence and carries:
- the LOC138863647 gene encoding pigment-dispersing hormone type 1-like, whose product is MMRCIGLVVLLVAVAVSLERAAADPNLKYFEREVVSELAAQILRVAQGPSAFAAGPHKRNSELINSLLGLPKVMNDAGKR